GGGCGTCGTCGTCGCCACCACCCGTCCCGAGACCATGCTGGGCGACACCGCGGTGGCGGTCAACCCCAAGGACGAGCGCTACAAGGGACTGGTGGGCGCCGCCGTCGTGCTGCCGCTCGTAGGGCGCGAGATACCGGTCGTTGCGGACGAAGCCGTTGACGCCTCGTTCGGGACCGGCGCGGTCAAAATCACGCCCGCCCACGACGCCGACGATTACGACGTGGCGCAGCGGCACGACCTCCCCACGGTCGTGGCCATCGACGAAGAGGGCCGGATGACGGACGAGGTCCCGGCCAAGTACCGCGGCCTGACGCGCGAGGAATGTCGCGAGGCGGTTCTCAAGGACCTCCAGGTGGAGGGGCTGCTCGAGACCACGAAGCCCTACAAGGTCCCGCTCGCGATATGCGACCGCTGCAAGACGGTGGTCGAACCGTACCTCTCGCTGCAGTGGTTCGTCAAGCAGGCCGAACTCGCCGGGCCGGCGCGCGAGGCCGTGGCCGCCGGCGACGTCAAGTTCGTGCCCGAGCGCTGGGTCAAGGTCTATTACGATTGGATGGACAACGTTCACGACTGGTGCGTCTCGCGGCAGCTGTGGTGGGGGCACCGCATCCCGGCCTGGTACTGCGACGACTGCGGCGAGGTCGTCGTGGCGCGCGCGGAACCGACGACGTGCAGCTGCGGCTCGAGCAAACTCCGCCGCGACGAGGACGTACTCGACACCTGGTTCAGCTCGGCGCTGTGGCCTTTCTCCACCATGGGCTGGCCCGACGACACGCCGGACATGAGGGTTTACTATCCCACCGACCTCCTTTGCACCGCCGCGGACATCATCTTCCTGTGGGTGGCGCGGATGATCTTCTCGGCGCTGAAGTTCACCGGCCGCGTGCCCTTCCACACCGTCTACTTCCACCCCATGATACAGACCGCGGAGGGGAAGCGTATGTCGAAGTCGCTGGGGACGGGCGTCGACCCGCTGTCCCTCGTCGACCGCCACGGCGCCGACGCCACGCGCTACACCTTGACCGCGCTCTGCACGCAGTCGCAATCCTTCCGGCTGTGGGAGGAGCGGTTCGACCTGGGCCGCAACCTCACCAACAAGATATGGAACGCGGCGCGGTTCCTGCTCCCCTACGTGGGGGAGTCGCCGGACGAGTCGCTTCCGGCGGCGGCCGAGCTCGAGCCGGTCGACCGCTGGGTGCTGTCGCGGCTCGCCCGGGCGCACGCCGAGGCCCAGCGCGAGTTCGACGAGATGCGGTTCAACGACTACGTGCACACCCTCTACCAATTTTTCTGGGGTGAATACTGCGACTGGTACCTGGAGGCCATAAAGCCCCGCCTGTACGGCAAGGCGCCGGGCGGCGACGCCGCGGCCCGCGTCGCCCGGCACGTCTTCGACGTCCTGCTCCGCCTCTTCCACCCGGTAATGCCGTTTATTACGGAGGAGCTTTACCGGTTGGTAGCGCCGGGCCGAGGTTTTTGCGCCCGGGCGCCCTGGCCCGAGGCCGACGTTGCCGCGGCCGACGAGGAGGCCGAAGCGCGGCTCGAGCTGCTGTTTGACGTCGTCCGCGCGGTGCGGAACATCCGGGCCGAGATGAACGTCCCGCCCGGGCGCGACGTCGACGTAATGTTGTCCGCCGAGGACGCGGTCGTAGCCGGCGCCGCGGCCGAGGCGCTGGCGCCTTTCTTCGCGCTGGCGCGCATCGCGAGCGCGTCGTCGCTGGCCGCCGGCAAGCGGCCCGCCCACGCCGCCGCCGCCGTCGCCGGCGAGCTGACGGTATTCGTCCCGCTGGAGGGCGTCATAGATTTCGACGTCGAGATAAAGCGGCTGACGCGGGCCAAGGAGAAGCTGGAGGCCGACGTCGCGACGCTGGGCCGTAAGCTGAGCGACGAGAACTTCGTCAAAAAGGCCCCGGCGGACATCGTGGCCGCGGACGCGGAACGCCTCGAGATCCTCAATGCCACGTTGGCGCGGGTAGAGGATAACCTGACGGCGCTGCAGTAGCCGGTTGGCGCCTTTCCGCTTGACGCGTTCGGGCCGCCCTCTTATAATAGTCGGCGGGGACCGTACCCATCTTTATGGCGATAGGAGATAACGGCCGCGGTCGGCGCGGCTGCCTCGTCGGCGCGCTCGTTTTGGCGTGCGCGGCGTTGGCCTTAATAGTCTCGGTGTTGATATGGTTGGGCCGCGCCGCGGGCGACCCGACGAGCACCGGTTACGAGCTGTTGCGGGTCGTACGGGGCGAGATGCCGGCCGAGGAATTTGTAACGGAAGCCATAATCGACCGGATGGCGAAGAAGGCCGGGGTTCCCCCGGACGAGGTAGCGGCGCTGAAGCGGGAGCTGGGGCCCATTACGCGGGACCTGCCGCGCTTGTCGGAGGGCGAGAAGGAGAAGCTCGCCAACCTCATTCGCGGCGCTGTAGAGGACGGCCGGGTCACCGACGACGAGCTCGCAACCATCCGCTTGTACAGCTACGAGTCGGCGCGGGATGGCAACGTCAAACCTTAGGGAACCTATCGTGGCGGGGCAATTCTACCCCGCGGACGAGGCGTCGCTCCGCCGCGAGCTGGCGACGTACGTCGTGGCCGCGGAGCGCAAGCCTTACCCGGGCGGCCTGTGCCCCCATGCCGGCTACGTCTATTCGGGCCCTACCGCGGGCGAGCTGTTCGCGCGGCTGCGCGTACCGGCGGTCGTCGTGCTGCTCGGGCCCAAGCACCACTCGGCGGGCGCGCCGTACGCGGTGTGGCCCGCGGGGGCGTGGCGGACGCCGTTGGGCGACGCGCCGGTGAACGAAGACGTGGCCGCGGCGCTGCTCGAGAAATGTCCCCTGCTGGAGGCGGACGAGGCCGCCCACCTTCCCGAACACTCGCTCGAGGTCGTCGTCCCGTTCGTGCAGTACGTCAATCCCGACGCGGCAATCGTCCCCGTCGCGCTGGGGCCGATGGCGGCGGCGGCCGTCCGTGATACCGGCGCAGGGGTCGCGGCCGCGCTCGAGCCTTTTAAACAGGACGCCGTCGTAATCGTCTCGAGCGATATGACCCATTACGAGTCCGCGGCCTCGGCCGAACGCAAGGACGCCCTCGCCATAGAACGCCTGAAGGAGTTGGACGGCGAGGGTTTGTTGGAGGTCGTGGCCTCGCACGACATCTCGATGTGTGGCGTCTGGCCCGCGGCGGTGGCGCTGGTCGCGTTGCGGGCCCTGGGCGCTTCGGGCGGGACGCTGATTCGGTATGCCACGTCGGCGGAGGCGTCCGGCGACTACGGCCACGTCGTCGGCTACGCCGCGTTGGCCTTCGCGTGAGAGGTTGGGATTATGCCGGCTTGGAAAGTTGAGAAGATAGTACTGCCGATAATGGTCGCGGCGGCCGTCCTCATACTGGTCTTCGGCGCGCTCAAGGAGACCGAGGAGGAGAACCTCGCCAAGCGGCTCGACGAGTGGCGCGAGGTCCTCCCGGCCGATTTCCGGGCGGAGTTCGACGCGGGCGAGGACGCCGCCTGCGCCAAGATGATTGAAGAGCGGCTCGAGTCCGACGCCGGGTTCAAGGAGCGGTACGAGGCGTTGCAGGATGAGGAGCTGACGCCGGTCTTCTCGCCCGAGGACATGGTGGATTACTACCGCGTGTACTTCGTCGACCGCCTGGCCGAGATCCGCGCCGAGAAGCAAAAGAGTTTCTGGTACCGCCTCTTTCACGGTTCCGGAAAGCGCGGCCCGGCCGATTAGTGGGCCCGACGGTTGAACTAACTCTATTCCAAACCCCTCGGCACGGTAATGGTTATGCCGTGCCTTTAACGCAGCGGTAAATTGGCAGCTGGCCGTGGTCGCCCGGGCTAAAGTTTTAATGGTTCACAATTACTCGTCGTGGGGCGGAAACCTCGCGACGGTGTTGGCGCTGTGCGAACGCTTGCCGGCGCGCGGCTTCGACGTCGCGCTCGCGGCCCCGAGCACCCAGCCGTACGCGACGCGTTTCAAAGACGCCGGCGTTCCCACTTTCGACGCCGAAGTCAAGAGCAAGTACGACGTGTTTACCCATCGCCGTTACGCCGATTTGGTAAAAAAGGAGGGCTTCGACGTAGTGCACACCCACACCCGGCGCGCCGACTTCGTCGCGGCCCTCGGCGGCCGGCTGGCGGGTGCGGCCACCGTGTCCACGCAGCACGGTCAAATTAACCTCGACCGCCGTACGTTGAATGAGAAACGGGATTTCTCGGCCAGGTTCTATTGTTTCTGTTTGAGGAATTTTTTCGATAGACACGTCGCGGTCTCGGCGGAGATAGCTGACGAGCTTCGCGAAAGGTGTCGCGTACCGGCGGCCAAAGTTACCCATATACCAAACGGCCTGGAGGCGGCGCCCTTCCTCGAGGCCGCGCGCGAGCGACTGTCGTTCCGACACGAGATCGGCGCGCCGCGCTGGGCGGTGGTCGCGACGGTGGTAGCGTCGCTCGATTCCAAAGGGCACGGCGACCTTCTGGCGGCGTTTGCGGAGCTGCTAGCCGAGGGCTTAGACGTACGACTCGTAGTGGCCGGGGAAGGGCATTGGGGCCTCCCCGTAATCCGCCGGGCCGCGGCGGAGTTGGGTATAGCCGAACGCGTCCATATACTCGGCTTCCGCGACGACATCCCGCGGGTCCTCGCGGGTTCGGACGTTTTCGTTTTGCCGACGCCGTCCGAAGGGTTGTCGATAGCGATTATGGAAGCTATGGCGGCAGCGCTGCCGGTGGTCGCGACGGCCGTGGGCGGCAACCCGGAACTGCTCGAGCCGGGCAAGACGGGTTACCTGGTTCCGGCGGGCGACGTCGCCGCGTTGGCAGACGCCTTGCGAGAGCTCGCCCGCGACCCGGTCAAGCGTAGGGCCATGGGCCGCGCGGCGCGGTCGCGCGTCACGCTCGAGTTCACGGCGGATAAGATGGCGGACCGGTACGCTAAATTATACGAAGAGCTCCTGCGAAAGAAGGGGGCCGAGGCGTGAGCGGCGGCGACGACGTCAAGGTTGCGGTCGTCGGCGTAGGCCGGTGGGGTTTGAACCATCTGGCGAAGCTTGTCCCGCTCCTGGGGCCCGAGCGCGTCGCCTTCTACGACGCCGACGCCGAGAGGGCGCGCGCCGCCGGGGAACGTTATCCCGAGGTCGCGGCGCTGCGTTCCTGGGAGGAGTTCCTCAAGGGCGGTTATAAAGCCGCGATAATCGCCGCGCCGGCGTCCCACCACGCCGAGCTGGCCGGTGCCGCGCTCGCGGCCGGC
This sequence is a window from bacterium. Protein-coding genes within it:
- a CDS encoding valine--tRNA ligase; translation: MPKKLVPRYEASELEERWYREWEEAGVFTPPEKPASEKGVFSVVIPPPNVTGSLHMGHALNNTIQDVVVRQRRMAGYDTLWLPGTDHASIATHTVIERELAREGLSRRDLGREEFLRRAWAWKGQYGDTIVNQLKRLGCSCDWTRLRFTLDDVLSRAVVEAFVRYWEDGLLYRDLRMVTWCPRCRTALSDLEVRHEETDGMLWYIRYPGAGGGEGVVVATTRPETMLGDTAVAVNPKDERYKGLVGAAVVLPLVGREIPVVADEAVDASFGTGAVKITPAHDADDYDVAQRHDLPTVVAIDEEGRMTDEVPAKYRGLTREECREAVLKDLQVEGLLETTKPYKVPLAICDRCKTVVEPYLSLQWFVKQAELAGPAREAVAAGDVKFVPERWVKVYYDWMDNVHDWCVSRQLWWGHRIPAWYCDDCGEVVVARAEPTTCSCGSSKLRRDEDVLDTWFSSALWPFSTMGWPDDTPDMRVYYPTDLLCTAADIIFLWVARMIFSALKFTGRVPFHTVYFHPMIQTAEGKRMSKSLGTGVDPLSLVDRHGADATRYTLTALCTQSQSFRLWEERFDLGRNLTNKIWNAARFLLPYVGESPDESLPAAAELEPVDRWVLSRLARAHAEAQREFDEMRFNDYVHTLYQFFWGEYCDWYLEAIKPRLYGKAPGGDAAARVARHVFDVLLRLFHPVMPFITEELYRLVAPGRGFCARAPWPEADVAAADEEAEARLELLFDVVRAVRNIRAEMNVPPGRDVDVMLSAEDAVVAGAAAEALAPFFALARIASASSLAAGKRPAHAAAAVAGELTVFVPLEGVIDFDVEIKRLTRAKEKLEADVATLGRKLSDENFVKKAPADIVAADAERLEILNATLARVEDNLTALQ
- the amrB gene encoding AmmeMemoRadiSam system protein B, with amino-acid sequence MATSNLREPIVAGQFYPADEASLRRELATYVVAAERKPYPGGLCPHAGYVYSGPTAGELFARLRVPAVVVLLGPKHHSAGAPYAVWPAGAWRTPLGDAPVNEDVAAALLEKCPLLEADEAAHLPEHSLEVVVPFVQYVNPDAAIVPVALGPMAAAAVRDTGAGVAAALEPFKQDAVVIVSSDMTHYESAASAERKDALAIERLKELDGEGLLEVVASHDISMCGVWPAAVALVALRALGASGGTLIRYATSAEASGDYGHVVGYAALAFA
- a CDS encoding glycosyltransferase family 4 protein: MVHNYSSWGGNLATVLALCERLPARGFDVALAAPSTQPYATRFKDAGVPTFDAEVKSKYDVFTHRRYADLVKKEGFDVVHTHTRRADFVAALGGRLAGAATVSTQHGQINLDRRTLNEKRDFSARFYCFCLRNFFDRHVAVSAEIADELRERCRVPAAKVTHIPNGLEAAPFLEAARERLSFRHEIGAPRWAVVATVVASLDSKGHGDLLAAFAELLAEGLDVRLVVAGEGHWGLPVIRRAAAELGIAERVHILGFRDDIPRVLAGSDVFVLPTPSEGLSIAIMEAMAAALPVVATAVGGNPELLEPGKTGYLVPAGDVAALADALRELARDPVKRRAMGRAARSRVTLEFTADKMADRYAKLYEELLRKKGAEA